GGGGAGTTCCGGCTCGGCGACGTCCGCCACATCACGGCCTCCTCACGACGCCTCCGCGAGGAACTGGGGTGGAAGCCGCAAGTCACCTTCGCGGAAGGAATGGCGGAGTTCGCGGCGGCACCCCTACGAGCCGGATGAGCCCGGCCGGGCGCCGAATCGCCCAAGGGGAGTGACCAAGGGACCGGCCGGGCTTCCTCCGGCCGGTCCGCTCCTTCCGGACGATCACGGATCGTTCTTGCCCCGACCTCAGACCGCCGCGGGCAGATGGACCTCGAACCGGCAGCCGCCCGGCACATTGGACACAGCCGCGTGCCCCTGGTGGGCCTCGACGATGCCGCGCACGATGGCCAGGCCCAGTCCGGCTCCGGCGGGCGGGGTCCGGGCGTGGGTGCCGCGCCAGCCGGTGTCGAAGACGCGGGGCAGGTCCTCGGGGGCGATGCCGCCACAGCCGTCGGTCACCGCCAGCACGACACGGTCGGCCTCCCGGCGTGCGGAGATCGCGACGGTGCCGTCGGCCGGAGTGCGGCGGATGGCGTTGACGAGCAGGTTGACCAGGACACGGGACATCTCGCGACCGTCGACCTCGACGGGCACCTGCTCCACCCCGGCGCCCACCAGACGTACCCCATGCTCCCTGGCCAGGGCGTCGGCACCCGCGATGGCGTCGCCGACCAGGTCGTAGACCGACATCCGGGTCGGGGTCAGGGCGAGTACACCGGCCTGGATGCGTGACAGTTCGAAGAGGTCGCTGACCATTGCGTTCATCCGCCCGACCTCGGTGCGGATGCGGCTGTGGTAGACACGCGGGTCGTCGACCATGCCGTCCTCCAGGGCCTCGGTCATCGCCTGGAGTCCGGCCAGCGGCGTGCGCAGGTCGTGGGAGATCCATGCCACCAGCTCGCGGCGGGACGCTTCCAACGCCAGCTCCCGCTCCCGGGAGGCGGCCAGTCTGGCGCTGGTCGCGGCCAGCTGACGGCTCAGCTGGGCGAGTTCGGCGGTGAGCGCGGTGGTGGGCGGGACGAAGTTGCCGTCGTCGCCGAGGGCGCGGGTGGCCTCGGCGAGGGCCCGGCTTCCCCGGACGACACTGCGGCCCAGCAGCAGGGCGACGGCGAAGGAGGCGACGGCGGCCATGACGCACAC
The DNA window shown above is from Streptomyces akebiae and carries:
- a CDS encoding sensor histidine kinase; translated protein: MVGDTLLIALYAAVGAAAAGLTGAAALRLLRDRSVALSLAVVAAVTVAAMLAGTMLVSWAMLLSEHDLWVVTMVCVMAAVASFAVALLLGRSVVRGSRALAEATRALGDDGNFVPPTTALTAELAQLSRQLAATSARLAASRERELALEASRRELVAWISHDLRTPLAGLQAMTEALEDGMVDDPRVYHSRIRTEVGRMNAMVSDLFELSRIQAGVLALTPTRMSVYDLVGDAIAGADALAREHGVRLVGAGVEQVPVEVDGREMSRVLVNLLVNAIRRTPADGTVAISARREADRVVLAVTDGCGGIAPEDLPRVFDTGWRGTHARTPPAGAGLGLAIVRGIVEAHQGHAAVSNVPGGCRFEVHLPAAV